One Flavobacteriales bacterium genomic window, GTTCCTCCGCATCACGTACAGCCACACGCACGCCGGGGGCTTACGCGCTGATCCTCCGCTGAAGCCTTCGGCGACCGACGTCTCCCCATCATCATCGGGGGCGTTGAGGCCCAGGCCATCGCCATCCAAGTAGAGAACATCAAGCCGGCGCGGCCGCTCACGCACGACCTCTTCAAGCATGTGGCCGACACCCTCGGCTTCAACCTGAAGGAGGGTGATCATCAGCGATCTGGTCGAAGGCATCTT contains:
- a CDS encoding bifunctional nuclease family protein; this encodes MIIGGVEAQAIAIQVENIKPARPLTHDLFKHVADTLGFNLKEGDHQRSGRRHLPCAIGSGAGSARGHHRCTQQRCHRAGLALRLPHLHLRADPRRCRSEG